TTGAACATGTGCCAAAGTTTCACCTATTGAATTAAACAATGGCAAAAGATGTTTGCAGTACACTTGGAAAATTAATTCAGTTCTTCGAAAgtgttgttttgattttttgattatcgctattttttctcatttataaAGATGTCAATCTCTCCTTCTGTTTTTGTTGTGACTAGAGTAATAGAAAGAATGTCGAACAAGACGTGATGGGTATTATCCTTGTTCATCAGACATACTTTCATTGGAAACTTATTAATGAATTATTCCTCTCTTATTTTATGTCTCATAAGGAATACATCAAATATTTGTTTAATCTTAGTTGAAGTTTTGATCATTACTGGCTGCATACATGTGAAAAATTGGCATGTTGGGAGCTAATAAGCTGTGCAGGGTATACTCCAAATATATCATGAgccaaaaaatagaaaaaaattgacttgCATTCAATGTGTTTCATGCTCTGAGGAAAAGCAAGTGAGGTTGTTCTTCAGCGAGTTTATGATTTTTCACTTCGACCACCTGGTAAAAGACTGGAATTTTCATTTACGAGAAAAACAGATTGACTTAAGTTAAAACAGAAATTTAGTTTTTACCTGAAAGCCAACCTTTTGATAAAGCTTTTGTGCAGGTCCGTTGTTTGTATGTACATGCACGAACACCTTTTCTGCACCTATCACACAAACAACAGATTTAGTCTTTTGGTGATTGATCATTGATTCTACAACTGTTGCATCCTAATTGCTTACCATTTTCTTTCGCCAATCTAATAGCAAAATGCAACATGTTTCTTGCAACACCTTGCCTTCGAGAAGATTTGGAAACACATAAATTTGCAATATAACCATATCTATTGGAGGATCTTCTCTCAATGTTGCTCAAATCAGGGGAATTCACCCTTCCCTGTGGAATTGAAGACATTTCAAATTTTTGCGGGAAATTATTACTTATTTGTCAGATTTATTTACACCAAAATACCCCAGGAAAAGCCTCTCCATGTGACAAGTGCCCGATGATCAAATCTAGTGTCCCAACGACACTCTTAAGTACTGTATGTCTGATAATTTTATCTTCTGCCCGCACCTGTTGATGTCAACCGTACATATCAGATATGATGATTTTTTCTTAATGAACTAAAACAAGTTTGAAGCTAATTGTCTTGCAagagttgaagaaaaataatactccctctgtttttaaaaaaatgacctcatttcttttttagtatgtttaaaaaagaatgacctttttctttttttggtaacattatAATTTCAgatttccacgtgacatgtttaaggctACAAGAGtaaaggacaattttgtacatttgacataaatttaatttaaaaccacaagattcaaaaatcttctttatcttcttaaactccgtgtcaagcCAAACTGgaccattctttgtgaaacggaagGAGTATTACGTGAAGGTAAATTTCTGTTAACAGATTTATACCGCAACAATGCAGGTGCATCTCTGCCCAATTTGTGAATTGCATCTTCTTTTCAAGGCATTAAACTCCTGCATAGTGGAACTATGAGATATTATGCACTGCGCATACGTTTTTCATGTAACACTTGTAAATTAACCAGTTGAGTACCTGCTCTGCatatttccttttatagttaTTGATGTATCTGCATTATCAAAGAAAATGGTTAAAGAAAACGAGTAACCATCCAATCCGACCCATTAGATATGGGTCGGATAACCAATGTTTTCTCAAAATGGATCAAATATGGTTATTATCCACTAAAATTGGTAATGGCATAATAATAATACCATTGTCGCACAAGAATAGTCATAACATGATGGATCTTATAAAGAATTCATATAGCCAATCCCGACTAGTTTAGGGGTGATCAGAGGCGAGTTGATTGATTCATTTATAAGCATACTTTCAAGTGAAGAAATGAGAAAACAGGGTACATACCGATCATTCTGGCGATCTTCCCAGTGAGATTCAGCTCGCAGCCATGCTGCTGTCTGTCAATTA
The DNA window shown above is from Solanum stenotomum isolate F172 chromosome 6, ASM1918654v1, whole genome shotgun sequence and carries:
- the LOC125867413 gene encoding uncharacterized protein LOC125867413 yields the protein MSTIASGYLTNCFSKMANLTRHESVSASWIMSLNPNSSSTGKKQVFRELRYPIPQSETESTYTSNLHFDRLQLSDEQVLDQENRLQFGQFMAHEAVLDEEYWTAAWLRAESHWEDRQNDRYINNYKRKYAEQEFNALKRRCNSQIGQRCTCIVAVRAEDKIIRHTVLKSVVGTLDLIIGHLSHGEAFPGGRVNSPDLSNIERRSSNRYGYIANLCVSKSSRRQGVARNMLHFAIRLAKENGAEKVFVHVHTNNGPAQKLYQKVGFQVVEVKNHKLAEEQPHLLFLRA